ggagaaagtccagagaagagcaacagaaatgattaacggtctagaaaacatgacctgtgagggaagattgaaaaaaaactggttttgtttagtctggagaagagaagactgagaggggacatgataacagttttcaagtatgtaaaaggttacaagaagggagaaaaattgttgtccttaacctctgaggataggacaagaagcaatgggcttaaattgtagcaaggactgtttaggttgaacattaggaaaaacttcctaactgtcagggtggttaagcactggagtaaattgcctagggaggttgtggaatctccagcaCTGGAGATCATTAAGAGCAGATTAGATAAACATATCAAggaaggtctagataatacttagtcctgccatgagttcaggggactggactagatgatctctcaagatccctttcagtcctacgattctatgattcggGTCTTTTAGCACTCAGGAAACTAGCTAATCCCTAAATGGATGTCACCAGGAGGAGACTAATTTCCAGGGTGTGCATGTATATATTCTAGCAGTTGGTGTAGCATGGAGTAAGGGAGTCTGTTGGGAGGCAGCGTTAGATTGGAATACTTGCCTGCAGTGAGTCATCGCTGTCACTGTTGCTTGCTTTCTGGGAATCACACATTCCTGCCCCTTCACCATACTCTGCTTACCCCCATACTAGGTCTAACAGCTGCACTCAGGTCAGGAAACAGCAGGAGATAGGCAATGTGCAGCATCAGCTGAGATCAGGCTTCTGGCACGGAGCCCGTGGCTGCTTCATGAAGGTAGCTCACTCAGCCAGAGGATAAATGCATGTAAGCTATAGGTTATCTGCCCATTTATTGGGGGTAACTTTCTGGCATTCACATAGGTGTTTGTGGGAAGTGTCTCATTATGAAGGTGAAGGAAACAGAAGTGATGGGTGGTGTTCATTTTGTGGGGTAGACtataggaagaaaatattcttcctCGAAAGCTCAGCGCAGCCTGCCTTGCATGAATATTCTTGTCCTAAGGCTTAATTATGATTTAatgtttactttttatatttagaATATAGACTTGTACTCCTGTCACCTACTTACAATGTACTACTGAGCCTTGCATTATATCGAAGATCAGGGTTGCACTGCACAGCCCTTTCATGTCGGGTTATGGTATGTGATTTTGGTTTTCTGTTCGTTATAACAAGTTGTAGATTGCAGATGTCAGAAGAGAGGTGAGGGCGTAGCTGGCCATGGGTGGCTCATCCCAGTTTAGATGGATCCCTTAGGTGGCATAGAGCCAGTGAAGGGGGCATGACTGAGAGAAAGAGAGCATAGCCAGGGCTTCCTTGTACCCTGGTGATCCTTGGCTGCCATGTAAATCCCCTGGAGCTATTGGTACCAagcacaatttagagcagccctcagtCTGCTTAATTTATTCCAGGGGAGTGGCCTGGTACACAGGTGACGTAGAGGAGAACACAGAAGTGGTATACAGCCACCCTTGTACTCTTCTCCCAAGTTCACTCGTCGGCTGCAGCGGTCAGTCTGGGCCTATTCAGTGTGCTTCTTTCCATGAAGCCTCAGGAACATGCATTCGAAAGTTGCCAGGGATGTTTCTGTAACGTTAAGATAATTGACTACATACCCAGGGATCGTAGATTTCACAGGATATCGCAAGGACATCAGGATTTTTTGTGTCACTCGCAAATTTTCCCCTGCAGAATCCCACGTGCTGTGCAGGAAAAACAACATACATTTGGGTTCTTATGAtgttgaagccagtggaagcTACTGGAGTCTCGGCAggttgaaaatcaagccacttatttaggtatcTACCTCTGGtcttaggaacctaactttaagcacccattttgaaaatattggccaattACATTTACCTATTAAATCGTATCTAAAGTGCAAAGAATTATTGAGGCCAGATTGTTCCGCGTAATCATGGACATCCACTCAGCATCACTCTATAAGGCCATTACTCCATTTCCTTCAAAACCTCCTCAAGACCTACTTCTAGTCCATGAGCAATTAGCCTGCTTACTCTGATTCCTGGTGGGGGTAGTTGATctatttttcaaaggaaaaaaatcctttgaatGTATGATTTTATCTCTCTCCCCTTCCGTTTACTTATCTCTCGTCTCACTAGATTGGACTAGACTGAACCTTTGCTCAAAACTCTGAGTAGTGGGCCACATCTAGCCCCAGGAAGGAATtgactgcccctcactcccctctTGCTCCTGAGAGGAAGTAATTTACTGCAGATGTTTACGGAGGGCAGATTAATGTCCCACTCATGATAGCTACACTCTCTTGGCCAGTGCATTTGAGGGGGAGACAAGGTTCCCCCTACACACACCTCTCTGCCCACTCCCTGTGCACTTGCCTGTGTATGGAGGAGTATGGACCCCTTCGAGCCTATTCTTTGCACATGGACTCATGACCCAGTCAGGCCGCAAGGGGCATGTAAGAAACACTGGGACATATTGTGAAAATTGACCCTTGTCCCAACACGTTGCAACAATTCCTTCTCCATTGCTCTACTTACAGCATATCTGTCATGCAGAAATTCACATTCAGACACATTTGCATGTGGTGTGGATTTGGAGCAGCAGGTCTCTTTTATAGTAAATTCGACAACGTATCCCGGCTGAGGTGTGATCTGGAAGAAACAGGCTGTATGAGCACCAAGTGAATAACCTAATGCATTTGAAATAcactttatcattttaaaaaataacattaattTCATTACTGTAGCCCAAATGTCCCTCACAGAACTCTTTGACTAGCTATGCTGTTTTATGTTTTTGCACATGCACCCATGatgcacttgcatctgaagaagtgaagttcttacccacgaaagcttatgctcccaatacttctgttagtcttaaaggtgccacaggaccctctgttgctttttacatgatgAGTAAGGAGTGCAGGATTTGATATTATAGCATAATTCCCTCGCTAATAAATTTTTTTGCATGAGTGTCTGCTTCTGTGTCTGCCACGTGCTGTCCACCATATCTCCTGTCCCTTTCTTGACCAGGGCCTGTGTTTTCAGAAAGTAGAGCCACTAGATTCTTCACCCTAAGCACAATTTCTACTTTCTTAATAATCCAGAGGCCGACTGAATGGGAGTTTCTCGTATCCAGTGATGGAAGAATAGGATCTGGAAGTGCTGATACtaatttaggaccagattctgccacttcAGTGTTTAattcacactgaaatcaatggtttcagagtagcagccgtgttagtctgtatccgcaaaaagaacaggagtacttgtggcaccttagaagagactaacacatttatttgagcataagctttcgtgggctacagcctacttcatcggatgcatgcagtggaaaatacagtaggaagatagatatatacacagagaacacgaaacaatgggtgttactatacacactataaggagagtgatcagttaaggtgagcttttatcagcaggagagaaaaagaactgtttgtagtggtaatgaaaatggcccatttccagcaattgacaaggagatatgtggaactgtaaaactatttccccatgcttattccccccccccctccgcccagttcctcatatctccttgtcaattgctggaaatgggtctctaaggtgccacaagtactcctgttctttttactgaaatcaatggcactgcGTACAGAGTAAGGTACTGCTCAGTATGAGTAagggggcagaatctggcctttgctcctgcagaaattaaaaaaaaaaaaacccaaaccttctGATACTATTAGCTCCAGGACAGATTTTTCCCATGTTCAATTtcatctgagaaaaaaaaaaaagttatttcaccTCTATATTGGGAATTACCTCAgctaagggcttgcctacacatagaagttacactggtttaaataaaTTGGTTAAGAAATTGGTGCAAACCCATGAGTAAGGTGAGTGGGATTTGGGTTATAGTAATGaaattaacattattttttgGTGGATACTCGGATTTCAAACTAAGTACCCTATATCAATTTAACTTAAagtggcaaataaataaataaatacattaaattgaTATAAAACACACCGTCTAACTGATTATCCAAAATAATTGTGTCCACACAAAGTGTTTGCAGTGATTTAACTAAACTGGATTCTACACAATACTCAGACTGTAGGTAGACCAAGTCAAAGTCTACACTGGAtaaaagggctggagcagcatgcagggaCTCTAAAAGCCCCAATCTGGCCAAGGCAGGGACCCCCATAAAGCTAAGGGTAGGAGGAGAGGTGTGTTGGGGTGGGCCCACAGCACCCAGCACTATGGAGATTCCAAGCAGCATTGTGGCCCAGAGGCAGCTGGGGATGGGATGCTGTCACGTTAGGCTATCAAGGCTGCTTACGTTATTTCGGAGCTGTGGAGCAGCCCAGAAATGGGAAGATGCAGAGGTTACTTAAAGCCACGTTAGTTCCCCCTTTGTCTGGGCTGCACCCTTTAGAATCTGTGCCTTTTACTCTAAGGGCCTTCCCTGTATTGCAAACACTAAGGGGGGCAAGGGAATAAATGTATTTTGCTGACATTTTGGTTTTATTATGGGTGAAATATAAACACAAGGAGAAAAAGGTGGAAAACTTACAATTACCGCAAAGCCATGTGCAGAACTAAAGACCAGATTCTGCGGTCATTGAAGAGAGTTTTgtccttgacttcagtgacaggAAGCTAGGTTCCCCGGTTTATTTCACAGCATGGCAAACAATCCAGGTACTACAGAGCTGATCACTAATTGCCAGCTGTTCACTCCAAGATAATAATGTACATGTTCATTATTCTCCAACAAGTTTTATATCTTCAttgttgtatatttaaaaaaaagatttttaattaaaatattaccaTAAACCAGATTGTTGACAAAAATAAAAGCGTACGCACACAAAcggaggccctgatcttgcagacTCTTACACATCTGCATAACTTTAGGCAGATGAGtactcccattgttttcagtggcacAACTCAGGAACTTTAAATTAAGAACACGTGTAAattgtttgcagaactggggcttaaAAACATAAACGTTATTAGTTGCATTGAACATTTACAAACAATAGGCTTGATcctatgaggtgctgagtgccctcaactctctTTGAGGGCCAGAGAGttgagcacctcacaggatttCGCCTTGTGTTAATTAGTTTGAAGATATGATGTCACATACCTGCACTGTAGCTCTTTGTACTTTATCCACCTTGAAATACTGTGTGTGGTTACTATCTTCATTGTACCTCTCCAGGGCTCTCTCAGCGTCCCCTCTGTGCTGCTCAATGTCTTCTAAGGCTGTTGGTCTTCTAGGGCAGTTTTGTTCACACTTGTATAACTGTGAATGTTCTGTGACAATGGCATGGTTAGCAACACGGTTTTATATTAACACTGTGTCATGGATGGCACTGTGTATGTTTTTAACATCAGCTCACAATGGGAAATTGAGCAGATGAGGATTTTCTCTCAGGTGACCCCCCACCCTCTTCCCACATAGGAATTTATTTCTGccgtttggggggaaaaaatcaatcaaaatTTACTTATGCATTTTTTCTGTTCCACTTTAGCATCTTATCACCGCAAATAAGTCCCCTCCATGGATCTGTCTACCTTTTCAGCTGGTCTCCATGgcatgttttgcttttaaagatTCAGGATTTACATACTGTAATTCTACAGTGCATTCTTAacattaattttacttttttacTTTATTCAAATGTGAATTGTGAACAGATTAACTAATCTGTCATATTTACCCTACATTAGTAGCACACCTATTTGTGCATCTGTATTGGGAATGGTTTGTTACAAATATGTTGATTCATTGAACTGGTTATTGTACCTGGACTCACTGTGCAGTTATAGCCATGCAGTATTTCTTTCTTCAACTGTCTGTTTATATACATGATAGTTTTACATTGTCCAAATACCtgggagaaaaaaagaataattaTCGACTCTGTAATATTCCAGAATAAGGCATATGATAGAATTTAAGAGAGCATGTGGCTCCTTCGTTGATTTCATTGGAGTTATTCAGATGCAACTGAATGAAGAATTTGTCTCTCTTTTATATATACTGTAAATACATTTAAGAATCACAAGGCCCTTTAATCTAATTGCATCTGGAATTTGATAGTTCAGATAAAATGGCACTCATTTCTAAAAGCGTTTTAGTTTTGGTTTTGCCCAACTGAAAAggctttgcaaaaccaaaactaaCTCCAAATCCAGCCTTCTCAGCCCATCTCTAACTTTTCttgagcgtagaatgtttctagcCACTTGGAATAGTTGGAATTCCAGAAGCACACAGAAGTTGCAAAGCTCATTAACAAAGAGTGGATATATCTATCTTCCCTGACATTAAAAAGGGCGGCAGACACCATCCCTACCATATGATCTTGATGCTTTCCCCCACCTATCGGCTTCACCTCTGTCTTGTCTTGATTAAATTGCAGCCAGTTGGCTTCCATCCCAGATCACAACATATGGGTCTGATGTAAAGAAGATGTATTGCTGCATGTCATCTGCATACTGATGGCACCACAGATCAAGCCATAGCATGACGGGATCACAAAGACATTGAAAAGGAGGGGTGACAAAATGTAACCTCCCACTTCTGCCTAACGTACCAAGTATATGTGGAAAAATGCACTCCCAGTGCTGCCCTAGGTACCTGGTATGAGATCTTTGGATTATCAGTGTTCCTGAGCAGAACAAGTTACCAGCAGTGGAATATAAGTGTATAGCCCGATTTTGCCAGACTGGTTAACTGAAGCTGTATTTAGCTGATAGGGCCATATGACCTTTTCTCAGCCAATTAACTTGTGTTTGACAATCCAAAGTTATAGGTACTATTTTACTATAGACAGACATTAATGCTTGGTTTCCACAAAGATTTACAATAGAATATGATAGCATTGCCCAGAGGTTCACATGGAGGAGGTGTTTGTGTTGAGACGTGATTGACATACAACTATGGAGAGATACTCTTACTTGCCATTTCATTGTGCTGTGGGAGTTTACAGTCCTCCCAATGTCTCCTGGATAATACAGAGCACTGGGTTTCCAGCACATTCAGAATCAAATAAAGGACTGATGAATTCCCCTGGAAAAAAAGAGCAAAGAAAATACCTTTGTATGTGACAAGTTTGTTGTGAAGGAggcaatctaattttttttttagatttggaTTACCCCTTATCCCTCAGTTGGTCTACCCAGACACCTTGTTATGGGCTTGCCTGGGCTGGCAAGGATCTAGGGTATAGGTGAGTGAGAATGGGGGTTGTTGCATTTTATTCCTTTTGGTTTTTAGCCAACAACACATTGGCCCTCAAACATAAATATCACCATTCTTTACTGTATCTGGCCCAAGCTACAGATACATCagttcctgctgaagtcagtaacCAGACCTCCCATCTGAGCAATATTTCCTACCCAGATTATCCGAGAAGGGCTGCTACAGAAGTACACTCACTCCTCCAAAATCAAGAACCTGGACTCTGCAATGCGTCTAATCTGGGCTGGCTTGGAGGAGTCTGGAATCGAGATTGAAACCACATTCCTTGTGTGGTAGCATGACGTGTTATCAGTTATTACTGGTCCACTGAAACAATCTGAAGTGAATATTTAATGAAGAATTGTGGTAGTATAACAGAATAACTCTTTATTATTGTGATGTCCACTAGTGGAGCAGAAGTTAAACTAACACTTCTACTTCTATAACGCCTTCCATCCAAAGGTGTTAATGTACTTTGCAAACACCAGTTTAGCTTCACAGGACACCTGTGTAGAGGGCAAGTATTATTATCtcttttttacagatggggaaactgaggttagATAACTTGCGCAAGGTCAGAGTCTGTGATATTCAGGAACAGAACACAGATTTCTTGATTGTCAGTCCTGTACATTAATCACAAGATCGCTCTCCTTCTAAGGTTTGATTTGATTTTAATGTTTAGCCTATAAGCCCCAATATTAGAAGGTGCCAATTTAATCTGTTGGGAAAATGCAGGTGGGAAGATAAAGCCAAAGAGAGGGAAGCGGGGGAGACAATCAGGATCAGAAATATCTTACTCTTCCACATTGTGTTTATGGAATTTCGTTGTATGAATGGCAAGAATTACTTGTATTTGGACAAATCAGTCTTTTTTTATAATATAATGTTCGGCAGTCTGAACCAGAAGGAGCTCTCCAAAACTGAAATAATGGAATAAAAAAATCCAAGTAACTTGATAAAAGCAagtaggccaaattcatccctggccaATGTCCATTAATTTCCCCGGGATGGGTTTGTTCCATTATATCTAGTGACTAAAGCAAAGGAATTAGGAATCAGcactcctaaggtctcttccttgttctgtcactgatttgctgtgtgacctttagCCAACCACTCAGAAAGGATGGTCGTGTAGTTAAGGCAAGGGCGCGgccaccgagagcgggttcgggccctggtgaaaatttttttccgggtcccccagcaagggcggaccggctaaccagggccgacgagagcagggggggagccgggccccgggcccccttccggactgccggacctcggtaatttgtaccggcttccccccttCTCGTCGGCCCTGGGCATGGGAATGGGAGCTGACTGATCTGGATTCTCTACCCAgctttgtcactgacttgctgggtgtTGCTTCACCTCTCGTGCTTCACTTCCCCCACCAGCCATTGTCTCCAAAATGGAGATAACAATATAATACCTAGCTCACAGGGGTGCTTTGAGTCAGTTAATTTAATGTGCGTAAAGTGCTTAGAGATCCTCAGATGCAAGAAGCtctaaagtaaaatatttatataatgccAGAAACCTATCACCTAATTGCAGTTTAAATTCGGACACCAGACAAAGCTATTAAGGGTGTAGCCCAGATCctaaagtcccattgaagtcaatgagaactgagggcactcagcaaATTGCAGGATGAGGTTCATACATAGCGAACCAGGCCATTTTTCAAATGAAcatagagccagatcctcagctggtgtaaatcagtgtaggtcTATGGATTTACATCAGCATAACGCCATTAAACTacggttgccaactctgactcaagctattctgggagatttttttccccccaacatgacgtgatgtcatttaaaaaaaatatcctattaaaatctcctggattgctttcaatggTCACCAGGAGATCGATaccgattccgggagactccagcccaatcctggagagttggcaaccctacattaAACACAATGgcgctatgccaatttataccaggaTCCGGCCCATCATTTTTAAACTAGAGTAATTTGTAGATGGACCTTCAAAGTGATACTTACGGTCTGTTGTTCATGGGCATCAGCAACACGGAACAGAGTAAAAATGTAGCCATCTCTGCGGTGTTTATTGATCAAATCCAGGGCCACCGCTGCATCCGTTTCAACCGAGTCACAGTCTGCAGAAGTTACAGGAGTTTGGCTTTGTGCATTAGAACAGAGCACCAATGTGAGACAGAGTGCTGTAGAGAGCAgcttcattttgtttaaaatatgagATCACTTTCTCCTCTCTTTGCTTTACTAAAGCCAGTAATTTGGGTTTACATCAGAATTGCCCATGAAAGCCTGAATATGTCTGCTAAAAGAATGTGGTTATATCAATTTATAGCTACTGTGTAACTAAGGCTAATACCTTGACCCTGGATTAATATCTGCAAATAGGAAGTAAATGATTAAATGATGCTTGAACAAATATTGAGGAAAGCAggctaagccagtggttctcaaacttttggggCTCAGGACCTATTTGTAAATGTcacgccacatttcaggaaagattggagaaagtccagagaaaagcaacaaaaatgattaaaggtctagaaaacatgacctatgagagaacattgaaaaaattgggtttgtttagtttggaaaagagaaaactgagaagggacatgataacaattttcaagtacataaaaggttgttacaaggaggagggagaaaatttgttcttaatctctgagggtaggacaaggaaaatagtcttaaattgcagcaagggcggtttaggttggagattaggaaaaacttcctaactgtcagggtggttaagcactggaataaattgcctagggagggtgTAGACTCTCCgtgattggagatttttaagagcaggttagacaaacccctgtcagagatggtctaataatacttagtccttccatgagtgcaagggactggactagatgacctcttgaggtccattctagtcctatgattctatgacccagtAAATAATCTGGGGTTGGCCCTGGGGTGGTTTCGGTTAGATCCTGCACCCAGCTGGGTCCTGCccggcactcaccccacagtgagTGCTCCTGAAgttcctgtgctgtggggctggctgggcttggctttGAAATATTCTGTcgacccaattttgggtcccaACCCAAGGGGTTGAGAAATCCTAGGCTAAACGGTATTGTTGAAATAACGGGTGTTGCACAGGGTAGAATTGTCAGTGTGTGGACTACAGACAGAACAAAAGCAAAAGAACAGCGACCAAAGGGACTATTTTTGCTGGCTCTTACGGCAGGGCTTGTATAATACAGTGCTGTTAATATTGAGGAACTGTCATGAGGACTGATGTTGACTGGCTCTTAGGAGCCTTGATCCTGATTAGCAGGTGACCTTGCGGCAAGAGAGGAACTGGGCCAGATAGATTAGGGTAATGGCCTTTTCCCTCTAGATAACCACTTCACTTCCAGCCCAGATTTGTAGTTATAAGTGATTATAACATCAGGACtgcatatagatatatagatgACATATGTGAAAAGAGCTTGTGATCTCACCCCACTTCTTAGCTGATAGTTCATAACATCACAGGTGGTAGCAAAGTGCTTGAGACAACTTGCAGTTTTGCATACCTTTAATAATATTTGGGCAAAATTGGATGGACATTATTTTAGCCATCCATTTGCAAATTTCCATAGAAAATTAGATGGATGGCATCTTATGCCTGGACAAATTTAGAAGTAAAAAGGTAGCTATTAATTATTGGAATTGCTATAGTATATTTGTCTATAAAATACTGTGGTGATGGACACT
This genomic interval from Malaclemys terrapin pileata isolate rMalTer1 chromosome 9, rMalTer1.hap1, whole genome shotgun sequence contains the following:
- the LOC128842722 gene encoding histidine-rich glycoprotein-like isoform X2; protein product: MKLLSTALCLTLVLCSNAQSQTPVTSADCDSVETDAAVALDLINKHRRDGYIFTLFRVADAHEQQTGNSSVLYLILNVLETQCSVLSRRHWEDCKLPQHNEMVFGQCKTIMYINRQLKKEILHGYNCTVSPEHSQLYKCEQNCPRRPTALEDIEQHRGDAERALERYNEDSNHTQYFKVDKVQRATVQI
- the LOC128842722 gene encoding histidine-rich glycoprotein-like isoform X1, encoding MKLLSTALCLTLVLCSNAQSQTPVTSADCDSVETDAAVALDLINKHRRDGYIFTLFRVADAHEQQTGNSSVLYLILNVLETQCSVLSRRHWEDCKLPQHNEMVFGQCKTIMYINRQLKKEILHGYNCTVSPEHSQLYKCEQNCPRRPTALEDIEQHRGDAERALERYNEDSNHTQYFKVDKVQRATVQVCDIISSN